ACGTCACCGGCGAGCTCTATGGTGGCGCACGCTACTGGTCGGTCACTCCGAAGATCCACCTCGACATCGGCAGTCTCTCGGCGCGGGTGGGGAGTCGCAAGGAATGGGTTGATCCCATGGTCGGCCTGCGCTTCGGCATCGATCTCTCCGACACCGTCGCCATGGGGATCTCGGGCGACGTCGGTGGCTTCAACATCGGGAACTGGTGCTCGGACTTCGCCTGGTCGCAGACCACGATGCTCTCGTGGGCGTTCAGCGAGAGCTGGACGGCGCACGCCGGCTACCGCTTTCTCGACTTCCACCGCGACTCCGGCGACTCCAACGTGCGCGTCCAGGAGCGCGGACCATTCCTCGCCCTGACCTATCGCTTCTGAGGCGACGGCCCCGTAGTGAGTCGCGAAGGCGCTTCGCGGGCGCTCGGCGAGTCACTCTGTGGGCGGTCGGAATGATCCGCTTGGCGATGCCGCTGCTCGCCCTGCTTCTGCTGCAGGCTGCCGGCCGGGCGTCGGGGCAGGAAGCGATCTCGATCGAGGAGCCGCCGCCCGAGTCCGCGTCCGCGGACAAGAGCTCGATCGAAAAGATCTTCTCACCCGCCAAGGAGCGCGAGCGGATCACCGACTGGCTCGAGAACCAGCTCAAGGACGAGCCCGCGTTCCTGCGCGACGCGACGCTCTTCGCGAACTTCCGCACCTACTACCTGCGGCAGGACCACTTCGACGCCACCACGAGCGAGGCGTGGTCCCTCGGCGGATCGATCGGTCTCAGGAGCGGCTACCTGTTCGAGCGCTTCGCGATTGGCGCGACCGGCTACACGTCGCTCCCCATCTACGCGCCCGCGGATCGGAGCGGCACGTTCCTGCTGAAGCCGAACCAGGACAGCTACAGCGTCGTCGGCGAGCTCTACGGGAAGCTCAGGATCACCGACGACCTCCTGGCGACTGCCTACCGTCAGGAGCTGAGCACTCCTTACATCGACCGCGACGATCGCCTCATGACGCCGAACACGTTCGAGGGCTACACCCTGGTCGGGAGCTGGAGCCCGGGCGCGGACGAGGGGAAGCTCATCTACGGTGGCGGCTGGGTCACCAAGATGAAGGACCAGAACTCGGAGAGATTCGTCTCGATGTCGGAGGAGGCCGGCGTGGCGATCGATCGCGGCGTGGCGTTGGCCGGGGCGAGCTACGTGACGAAGAACGGCTCGATCGGTCTGTTCGACTACTTCTCCAACGACGTGATCAACATCGGCTACGCGGAAGGGAAGTATTCCCGCGAGTTCGAGAGCGGAGTGGCCGTGCTCGGCGCCGCCCAGTTCACCGACCAGCACAGCACCGGGAACGACCTGCTCACGGGCAGCTCCTTCGCCGGCAACCAGGTCGGGGTGAAGGTCGCCTGCAGCTACGCTGGAGCCATGGCGACGCTCGGCTACTCGAACACGACCCGCGGCACCAGCCTGCGCAGCCCGTGGAGCAGCTATCCGGGCTACACGAGCGGGCAGGTGGAGGACTTCAATCGGGCGGCCGAGCAGGCATTCATGCTCAAGACGTCGTACGTATTCTCGGGCGTGGGTCTGCCCGGCTTCACGGCCTACGCGCTCTGGATCCACGGCTTTGGAGTCGCGCCGAGCGTCGGCTCCAACGAGGACGAGTACGACTTCGACCTGCAGTGGCGGCCCGGCCTGCCCAAGCTCAAGGGACTCTCCTTCCGCGCGCGCTTGGCGATGGTGAATCAGCGCGGGGGCGCGCCCGCTACGCTCGACGAGTACCAGCTGATCATGAACTACGACTTCGCGGCGCTGTGAGTCGTGGAATGCCCCGGCTCCGGCGTTCTCGACTCAGGTGCTTCGCGCGCCACTCACTCTGACTCATGCCCGCGCGATTGCGCAGCTAGCGGGCGAACAGCGGCCAGGCCGCGGCGTAGCCCATTTCGACGAGCTGCGTCTGCGGCCGCACGCGCGCGAGCTCGTCGCGGATGGGCTTGGTGTCGATCGCGCGCGAGAAGCCCGGCAGCCAGTCGTCGTGGTGCGCGAGGAACACGCGCCGCGGGCGCAGCAGGTCGGCCTGGCGCCCCACGAACTGCGCGAGCGAGCCCTGGATCGGCTCGCCGTCGACGTTGCCGCGGCCCGCGGCGGCCAGGATCGCCACGTCGGGGCGCAGGTCGCGCAAGACCCCGCTCCAGTGACCCGACGTGTCCTGATAGAAGAGCGTGCCGTGCGGCGTGCGGAAGTGATAGACCAGCGCGCCGCCGTCGCCGCGCGGACCCTGCGCGCTGGCGCGCAAGTGACTCATCACGTCGGGCCCGAGCGAGCCGAAGTGCGCCGCGAGTCCGCGGAAACGCTCCTGCTGCTCCTGCCAGGTGAGCCCCAGGTCGCCGATGCACACCTCGTCGGACGGGCCCATGGCGCGGTGCGACCAGACGCACGAGTGCTGGCTCGGGTAGACGTCGACGACCACGTCGTCGGAGAGCCGCACACGCTCGCCGCCCGCGACCGCGATCATCTGCTCGAGCGGCACGCCCTGCGCCTCCATGACCCGCACCGTCTCGTGCGAGCCGAGGATCTTCGCGCCGGTCCGTCTGGCGATGCGCTCCGCGCCGTACAGGTGGTCGAAGTGCGAGTGACCCACCACGATCCAGTCCGCGCGCGTCACGTCCTCAGGCCGCAGCCCGACCTGCGGCGCGGACGGCACTCGGTCGAGATAGGCGTCGAGAAACACCACGAGCTCGCCCAGCGTGAGCCGGAAGGTCGCGCAGCCGAACCAGTCGAGCGTCGCGCTCACGACGGCAGCGGCCCGGTGAGCGACGCACGCTGCGAGATCTCGATCCAGTTCCCGTCGGGGTCCCGCACGAACGAGATGCGCGCGACCTTGCCCAAGGTGAGCGGCGCCCTGCCCTCCTGCCCGCCGCGCGCGAGGATGCCGGCGTGCTCCTCGTCGACGCCGAACACCTGGATCGTGAAATAGCGGAAGCCCGGGCCGGTCATGCGCCCGACCGGGCGCGCACCGGGGTCGCCGACCACGCGCACGAGCGAGTCACCGCAGCGGAATGCGGACTCGCCCACCGGCTCGAGCTGGAGCGCGCGGCCGTAGAAGTCGCGCGCAGCCGAGGCGTCGGAGGCCGCCACCGTGTATGCGATGCGCGTCACCGACTCGTATCCCTCCGGCACGAGCAGCACGCGGTTGCCGTCGGGATCGCTGAGTGGCTTCGGGGCCGAGAGACCCGGACGGGCGATCCACAGCTCGCGGTAGCCGGCGCGCGGCTCGTCGGGCAGCGGATCGCGCGAGTGATTGATCTTCAGCACCGAGCCGAGCAGGCCGAGCCGATGCTGCTGCACGCCGCCGCCCATGGGCAGGAGCTCCTCGTAGGGCAGCCCGACCTCGTCGCGCCAGAACGCCAGCATCTCGTCACGGCGGTTGGTGTAGAGACCCACGTCGATGCGCGGCTTCGCGAGCTTCACGGGCGAGAGCATACCAGCGCATCGGACCGGAGCTGGGCTCTTCGCCCGGGATCACGTTCACGATCGGAGTCACTTTCGGGCGCTGGCCGACCGGGCCAGGTTCGCCGCCGGCCGCGCCCGGAGCTGAGAAGCCGTTCACGAGGTATGGCACGATGGGCTCTGAAGGAGCCCACCGATGAACCATCCGCCGCTGCGCTTCGGAATCTTCCTCGCCCCTTTCCATCCGGTGCGCGAGGACCCCACCGCGTGCCTGGACCGCGACCTCGAGCTCGTGAAGTGGCTCGATCAGCTTCGCTACGACGAGGCGTGGATCGGCGAGCACCACTCGGCGGGCTACGAGATCATCGCCTCGCCCGAGATCTTCCTCGCGATCGCGTCGCAGCACACGCGGCACATCCGGCTCGGCACGGGAGTCATCTCGGTCCCGTACCACCACCCGTTCATGATCGCCGAGCGCATCGTGCAGCTCGACCACATGACGCGCGGGCGAGTCATGTTCGGCGCCGGCCCGGGCGCGCTGCAGTCCGACGCGCGCATGCTCGGCATCCAGGCCGCGACGCAGCGCGACCGGCTCGACGAGGGCCTGGGCGTGATCCTGCGCCTGCTGCGCGGCGAGACGGTCACGCACGAGGGCAGCTGGTTCACGCTGAAGGAAGCGCGGCTGCAGCTCCTGCCGTGGAGCCAGAACCTCGAGTACGCCGTCGCTTCCCAGATCTCGCCGGCCGGCGCGCGCATCGCCGGCAAGCACGGCGCCGGGCTCCTGTCACTCGGCGCGACCAGCTTCGAGGGCTTCAACATGCTGGGCATGAACTGGCAGGTCTACAGCGACACGAGTCAGGCGAACGGGCACCCGGTCGACCGCTCGCGCTGGCGCCTGGTCGGCCCGATGCACATCGCCGAGACGCGCGAGCAGGCCAAGGAGAACGTGCGCTTCGGGCTGGGTGACTGGCTGTTCTACTTCCGCGAGGTCGCGGCGCTGCCGCTCGGCATGGAGGGCACCGTCGACGAGGTGATCGAGAACATGATCGCGCAGAAGTTCGCGGTGATCGGCACGCCCGACGACGCGATCGCGCAGCTCGAGAACCTGCAGCAGCAGTCGGGCGGCTTCGGTGCGTTCCTGCAGCTCGCGCACAACTGGGCCTCGTGGGACAACACCAAGAAGAGCTACGAGCTCTTCTCGCGCTACGTGATGCCGCGCTTCCAGGACCGCAACGCCGGGCGGAAAGCCACGATCGACGCGGTGCAGAAGGCGCACGGCGATCTCATCGCCGAGTATGGAGGCGCGATCGCCAAGGAGTTCGAGAAGCAGGGCATCAAGCTGCCGGGTCAGTGAGTCACGCCGCCACAGTTGGTTGACAGCACCAGAGCCGCGGCCTAAACAACC
The Myxococcota bacterium DNA segment above includes these coding regions:
- a CDS encoding OprD family outer membrane porin, with the protein product MIRLAMPLLALLLLQAAGRASGQEAISIEEPPPESASADKSSIEKIFSPAKERERITDWLENQLKDEPAFLRDATLFANFRTYYLRQDHFDATTSEAWSLGGSIGLRSGYLFERFAIGATGYTSLPIYAPADRSGTFLLKPNQDSYSVVGELYGKLRITDDLLATAYRQELSTPYIDRDDRLMTPNTFEGYTLVGSWSPGADEGKLIYGGGWVTKMKDQNSERFVSMSEEAGVAIDRGVALAGASYVTKNGSIGLFDYFSNDVINIGYAEGKYSREFESGVAVLGAAQFTDQHSTGNDLLTGSSFAGNQVGVKVACSYAGAMATLGYSNTTRGTSLRSPWSSYPGYTSGQVEDFNRAAEQAFMLKTSYVFSGVGLPGFTAYALWIHGFGVAPSVGSNEDEYDFDLQWRPGLPKLKGLSFRARLAMVNQRGGAPATLDEYQLIMNYDFAAL
- a CDS encoding MBL fold metallo-hydrolase; this translates as MSATLDWFGCATFRLTLGELVVFLDAYLDRVPSAPQVGLRPEDVTRADWIVVGHSHFDHLYGAERIARRTGAKILGSHETVRVMEAQGVPLEQMIAVAGGERVRLSDDVVVDVYPSQHSCVWSHRAMGPSDEVCIGDLGLTWQEQQERFRGLAAHFGSLGPDVMSHLRASAQGPRGDGGALVYHFRTPHGTLFYQDTSGHWSGVLRDLRPDVAILAAAGRGNVDGEPIQGSLAQFVGRQADLLRPRRVFLAHHDDWLPGFSRAIDTKPIRDELARVRPQTQLVEMGYAAAWPLFAR
- a CDS encoding VOC family protein; this translates as MKLAKPRIDVGLYTNRRDEMLAFWRDEVGLPYEELLPMGGGVQQHRLGLLGSVLKINHSRDPLPDEPRAGYRELWIARPGLSAPKPLSDPDGNRVLLVPEGYESVTRIAYTVAASDASAARDFYGRALQLEPVGESAFRCGDSLVRVVGDPGARPVGRMTGPGFRYFTIQVFGVDEEHAGILARGGQEGRAPLTLGKVARISFVRDPDGNWIEISQRASLTGPLPS
- a CDS encoding LLM class flavin-dependent oxidoreductase, which codes for MNHPPLRFGIFLAPFHPVREDPTACLDRDLELVKWLDQLRYDEAWIGEHHSAGYEIIASPEIFLAIASQHTRHIRLGTGVISVPYHHPFMIAERIVQLDHMTRGRVMFGAGPGALQSDARMLGIQAATQRDRLDEGLGVILRLLRGETVTHEGSWFTLKEARLQLLPWSQNLEYAVASQISPAGARIAGKHGAGLLSLGATSFEGFNMLGMNWQVYSDTSQANGHPVDRSRWRLVGPMHIAETREQAKENVRFGLGDWLFYFREVAALPLGMEGTVDEVIENMIAQKFAVIGTPDDAIAQLENLQQQSGGFGAFLQLAHNWASWDNTKKSYELFSRYVMPRFQDRNAGRKATIDAVQKAHGDLIAEYGGAIAKEFEKQGIKLPGQ